From Gouania willdenowi unplaced genomic scaffold, fGouWil2.1 scaffold_309_arrow_ctg1, whole genome shotgun sequence, a single genomic window includes:
- the LOC114459374 gene encoding NLR family CARD domain-containing protein 3-like, with translation MKQEELAERLQSRTKAHPYQRELKSKLKKKFQCVSEGVAKAGSPTLLKEIFTELYITEGGGGEVNQEHEVIQIETASRRSDTAERAITLEELFKAPPGRPRPIRTVMTKGVAGIGKTLLTHKFTVDWAEDKAQQEVHYTFPLTFRELNVLRGRSFSLVGLVDHFFSGSKEAGICSFQDFLVLFILDGLDECRLTLDFLSTKTLTDVSESTSVEVLLINLIRGELLTSARLWITTRPAAANQIPPEFVDMVTDVRGFTDPQKEEYFRKRSTDEEQVSRIMSHIRTCRSLHIMCHIPLFCWITATVLEDILKSREERELPRTLTQIYSHYVVLQNKVKMVKFDEGAATDQHWSPQSRKMIESLGKLAFEQLQKGKLIFYESDLAECGMDLRAASVCSGVFTQVFREESNLYQDKVFTFIHLSLQEFLAALHVHQTFISSKVNLLEHQPQNKSWMLLFQKPILNLLHSGDQPDLNLLHQSAVNEALRSPNGHLDLFLRFLLGLSLPTNQRLLHGLLTQTGSHSHTNQRTVEYIKEKLSESLSTERSINLFHCLNEVNDHSLLEQIQQSMRSGRLSTEELSPAQWSALVFILLSSQEHLDVFDLKSFSPSEEAFLKLLPVIKASKKVELSFCGLSERSCAALSSVLSSQSSSVKHLDLSNNDLQDSGVKLLCEGLKSPHCKLDSLSLSGCVITEVGGASLAAALSSNSSSVRELDLSYNHPGDSAVKL, from the exons atgaagcaggaggagctggctgagcgtctgcagagca GAACAAAGGCTCATCCATACCAACGTGAGCTGAAGTCCAAGCTGAAGAAGAagttccagtgtgtgtctgagggcgtggctaaagcaggaagtccaaccctcctgaaggagatcttcacagagctctacatcacagagggagggggtggagaggtcaaccaggaacatgaggtcatacagatagaaacagcatccaggagatcagacacagcagaaagagccatcacactagaagagctctttaaagcccctcctggaagacctcgaccaatcaggacagtgatgacaaagggcgtggctggcattgggaaaacactcttaacacacaagttcactgtggactgggctgaagacaaagcacagcaggaggtccactacacattcccactgaccttcagagagctgaacgtgctgagggggaggagctttagcttggtgggacttgttgatcacttcttctctggaagcaaagaagcaggaatctgcagcttccaggacttcctggttttgttcatcttggatggtctggatgagtgtcggctcactctggacttcctcagcactaagaccctgactgatgtctcagagtccacctcagtggaggttctgctgataaacctcatcagaggagaacTGCTTACATCAGCCCGCCTCTGGATAACCACAAggcctgcagcagccaatcagatccctcCTGAGTTTGTGGACATGGTGACAGATGTCAGAGGTTTCACTGACCCTCAGAAGGAGGAGTACTTCAGGAAGAGGtccacagatgaggagcaggtcagcaggatcatgtcccacatcaggacgtgtcgtagcctccacatcatgtgccacatcccactcttctgctggatcactgctacagttctggaggacatcttgaagagcagagaggagagagagctgcccaggactctgactcagatctacagccactatgtggtccttcagaacaaagtcaagaTGGTGAAGTTTGATGAAGGAGCTGCCACAGATCAACACTGGAGTCCACAGAGCAGAAAGATGATAGAGTCTCtgggaaaactggcttttgagcagctgcagaaaggaaagctgatcttctatgagagtgacctggcagagtgtggcatggacctcagagcagcctcagtgtgctcaggAGTGTTCACACAGGTCTTCAGAGAGGAGAGCAACCTGTACCAGGACAAGGTGTTCACCTTCATCCACCTGAGCCTTCAGGAGTTTCTGGCTGCTCTTCATGTCCATCAGACCTTCATCAGCTCTAAAGTCAACCTGCTGGAACATCAACCACAGAATAAGTCATGGatgcttttatttcaaaaaCCAATTCTGAACCTTCTCCATAGTGGAGATCAGCCTGACTTAAACCTTCTCCACCAGAGTGCTGTGAACGAGGCCTTACGGAGTCCAAATGGACACTTGGACTTGTTCCTCCGCTTCCtgctgggtctttcactgccgaccaatcagaggctcctacatggcctgctgacacagacaggaagtcaCTCACACACCAATCAGAGAACAGTTGAATACATCAAGGAGAAGTTGAGTGAGAGTTTGTCAACAGAGAGAAGCATCAACCTGTTCCACTGTCTGAATGAAGTGAATGATCACTCTCTGCTGGAACAGATCCAACAGTCCATGAGATCAGGACgtctctccacagaggaactgtctcctgctcagtggtcagctctggtcttcatcttactgtcatcacaagaacatctggatgtctttgacctaaagagtttctctccttcagaggaagcttttctgaagctgctaccagtgatcaaagcctccaagaaagttga gttgagtttctgtggtctctcagaaagaagctgtgcagctctgtcctcagtcctcagctctcagtcctccagtgtgaaacatctggacctgagtaacaatgatctgcaggattcaggagtgaagctgctgtgtgaaggactgaagagtcctcactgtaaactggactctctcag tctgtcaggttgtgtcatcacagaggtgggcggggcttctctggcagcagctttgagctccaactcctccagt